A DNA window from Micromonospora sp. NBC_01739 contains the following coding sequences:
- a CDS encoding ABC transporter permease: MSDSPPTTKLPAQSPPVDRAETEVAGRKASTGRISWWHGDGGDGARRNLALIGVLLILFVIGAATRSDLYSNPDWVWANMLSILKLASVVGVVTVGMTFVIIGGGIDLSVGAIVALAGVWCTTVATQNFGAGGMIFTAVVVGMGVGLVNGVLIAYGRLVPFIATLAMLVAARGLAAEISDKQTQISQNSTINGIASNSLLGIPLLVYILAGVVIAGWVLLNRTTFGRRTVAVGGNPEAARLAGIDVKRHTLLLYVLSGLCCGIAAIMLTAQATSAQAAMANLYELDAIAAVIIGGTLLSGGRGTIVGSLLGVIIFATITNLFAINGLSTEAQNMVKGGIIVAAVLIQQIQFGSLSQFFRRNNRLTTG, translated from the coding sequence ATGAGTGACAGTCCGCCCACGACCAAGTTGCCGGCGCAGTCGCCGCCGGTGGACCGGGCCGAGACGGAGGTGGCCGGGCGCAAGGCATCGACCGGCCGGATCTCCTGGTGGCACGGCGACGGCGGTGACGGGGCACGGCGCAACCTGGCCCTGATCGGGGTGCTGCTGATCCTGTTCGTGATCGGCGCGGCGACCCGCTCCGACCTGTACTCCAACCCGGACTGGGTCTGGGCGAACATGCTCAGCATCCTCAAGCTGGCCTCGGTGGTCGGGGTGGTCACCGTCGGGATGACCTTCGTCATCATCGGCGGCGGCATCGACCTCTCCGTCGGCGCGATCGTCGCGCTGGCCGGGGTCTGGTGCACCACGGTCGCCACCCAGAACTTCGGCGCCGGCGGCATGATCTTCACTGCGGTCGTCGTGGGGATGGGGGTCGGCCTGGTCAACGGGGTCCTCATCGCGTACGGGCGACTGGTGCCCTTCATCGCCACCCTGGCCATGCTGGTGGCGGCCCGGGGACTGGCCGCCGAGATCTCCGACAAGCAGACCCAGATCTCGCAGAACAGCACCATCAACGGCATCGCCAGCAACAGCCTGCTCGGCATCCCGCTGCTGGTCTACATCCTGGCCGGGGTGGTCATCGCGGGCTGGGTGCTGCTCAACCGCACCACCTTCGGTCGGCGTACGGTCGCCGTGGGCGGCAACCCGGAGGCCGCCCGACTGGCCGGCATCGACGTCAAGCGGCACACCCTGCTGCTGTACGTGCTGTCCGGACTGTGCTGCGGCATCGCCGCCATCATGCTCACCGCCCAGGCCACCTCGGCCCAGGCGGCGATGGCCAACCTCTACGAGCTGGACGCGATCGCCGCCGTGATCATCGGTGGCACGCTGCTCAGCGGCGGGCGGGGCACCATCGTCGGTTCCCTGCTCGGTGTGATCATCTTCGCCACCATCACCAACCTGTTCGCCATCAACGGGCTTTCCACCGAGGCCCAGAACATGGTCAAGGGCGGCATCATCGTGGCCGCCGTCCTGATCCAGCAGATCCAGTTCGGCAGCCTGTCCCAGTTCTTCCGTCGCAACAACCGGCTGACCACCGGCTGA
- a CDS encoding substrate-binding domain-containing protein, translated as MTQHSRRRLLFGGAAVGAGVLLAGCTSNEQATPTEAQTKAAEGGGNAEPGKKVTIGFSAPAADHGWIAAITNNAKSQAAAYSDVEFKTVEAGADAAAQRAALDTLISQKPDVIVLLPHDGKELNSFGLAAMQAGIPVVNLDRAFPDAKAYRLQIKGDNYGMGVSAANFIVEQLKAKGISNPVIAEIAGIDSLELTQERTQGFNDTLAQHGFKVANRRAAEFTVDSGQREASQLLQALPKIDAIWNHDDDQGIGVLAAISQANRTEFFMVGGAGSKKAMEDIQADNTVLKATVTYSPSMASSAISLARLIGQDRGMSDLVELQVPKEIILASETITKENASNYLKLGF; from the coding sequence ATGACCCAGCACAGTCGCCGCCGGCTGCTATTCGGCGGGGCGGCCGTCGGAGCCGGCGTACTGCTGGCCGGCTGCACCAGCAACGAGCAGGCCACCCCGACCGAGGCCCAGACCAAGGCGGCCGAGGGCGGCGGCAACGCCGAGCCCGGCAAGAAGGTGACCATCGGCTTCTCCGCCCCGGCCGCCGACCACGGCTGGATCGCGGCGATCACCAACAACGCCAAGTCGCAGGCGGCGGCGTACTCCGATGTGGAGTTCAAGACGGTCGAGGCGGGCGCGGACGCAGCGGCCCAGCGGGCGGCGCTGGACACGTTGATCTCGCAGAAGCCGGACGTGATCGTGTTGCTGCCGCACGACGGCAAGGAACTCAACTCGTTCGGCCTGGCGGCCATGCAGGCCGGCATTCCCGTGGTCAACCTGGACCGGGCCTTCCCGGACGCCAAGGCGTACCGGTTGCAGATCAAGGGCGACAACTACGGCATGGGCGTCTCCGCCGCCAACTTCATCGTCGAGCAGCTCAAGGCCAAGGGCATCAGCAACCCGGTGATCGCCGAGATCGCCGGCATCGACTCGCTGGAGCTGACCCAGGAGCGCACCCAGGGCTTCAACGACACCCTGGCCCAGCACGGTTTCAAGGTGGCCAACCGCCGGGCGGCCGAGTTCACGGTGGACTCCGGGCAGCGTGAGGCGAGCCAGCTGCTCCAGGCCCTGCCGAAGATCGACGCGATCTGGAACCACGACGACGACCAGGGCATCGGTGTCCTGGCGGCGATCAGCCAGGCCAACCGCACCGAGTTCTTCATGGTCGGCGGCGCCGGCTCGAAGAAGGCGATGGAGGACATCCAGGCCGACAACACCGTGCTCAAGGCCACGGTGACCTACAGCCCGTCGATGGCCTCCTCGGCCATCTCGCTGGCTCGCCTGATCGGCCAGGACCGGGGCATGTCCGACCTGGTGGAGCTCCAGGTGCCCAAGGAGATCATCCTCGCCTCCGAAACGATCACCAAGGAGAACGCGAGCAACTACCTCAAGCTCGGGTTCTGA
- a CDS encoding Gfo/Idh/MocA family protein, giving the protein MVGYAFMGAAHSQAWRTVNRVFDLPARARMALICGRDAGKVAEAADRLGWEEHTTDWRELVARPDIDVVDICTPGDSHAEIALAALAAGKHVLCEKPLANTVAEAQEMAAAAATARAGGARSMCGFNYRRVPAVALMRQLVAEGRLGEIRHVRASYLQDWIVDPQFPLVWRLRKEVSGSGALGDIGAHIIDLTQYVTGQQIAGVSAVTETFVKERPLPSESSGLAAQTDGGSAATGPVTVDDAAIFVARLDGGALATYEATRFATGRKNALRVEINGSLGTVAFDLERLNELEYYDATRPAAEQGFSRILVTEGEHPYLSAWWPPGHIIGYEHSFTHQMRDFIEAVATGADPSPSFVEALQVQLVLDAVVRSAEAGSAWTTVEPTLATATV; this is encoded by the coding sequence ATGGTCGGCTACGCGTTCATGGGCGCCGCCCACTCACAGGCGTGGCGCACCGTGAACCGGGTGTTCGACCTGCCGGCGCGGGCCCGGATGGCGCTCATCTGCGGCCGGGACGCCGGGAAGGTGGCCGAGGCCGCCGACCGGCTCGGCTGGGAGGAGCACACCACGGACTGGCGGGAGCTGGTGGCCCGACCGGACATCGACGTGGTGGACATCTGCACACCGGGTGACAGCCACGCCGAGATCGCCCTGGCCGCGCTGGCCGCCGGCAAGCACGTACTGTGCGAGAAGCCGCTGGCCAACACGGTCGCCGAGGCCCAGGAGATGGCCGCTGCGGCGGCCACCGCCCGGGCCGGCGGGGCACGCTCGATGTGCGGGTTCAACTACCGGCGGGTGCCCGCGGTGGCGCTGATGCGTCAGCTGGTCGCCGAGGGGCGGCTCGGCGAGATCCGGCACGTGCGGGCCAGCTACCTGCAGGACTGGATCGTGGACCCGCAGTTCCCGCTGGTCTGGCGGCTGCGTAAGGAGGTGTCCGGCTCCGGCGCACTGGGTGACATCGGGGCACACATCATCGACCTCACCCAGTACGTCACCGGCCAGCAGATCGCCGGGGTCAGCGCGGTGACGGAGACCTTCGTCAAGGAACGGCCGCTGCCGAGCGAGTCCAGCGGGTTGGCGGCCCAGACCGACGGCGGCAGCGCCGCCACCGGACCGGTCACCGTCGACGACGCGGCGATCTTCGTAGCCCGCCTCGACGGCGGGGCGCTGGCCACCTACGAGGCGACCCGGTTCGCCACCGGACGCAAGAACGCGCTCCGGGTGGAGATCAACGGGTCGCTCGGCACGGTCGCCTTCGACCTGGAACGACTCAACGAGCTGGAGTACTACGACGCGACGCGACCCGCCGCCGAGCAGGGCTTCAGCCGGATCCTGGTGACCGAGGGCGAGCACCCGTACCTGTCGGCCTGGTGGCCGCCGGGGCACATCATCGGGTACGAGCACTCCTTCACCCACCAGATGCGCGACTTCATCGAGGCGGTGGCGACCGGGGCCGACCCCAGTCCGTCCTTCGTCGAGGCGTTGCAGGTGCAACTGGTGCTGGACGCGGTGGTCCGGTCGGCCGAGGCAGGCTCGGCGTGGACCACCGTGGAGCCGACGTTGGCGACGGCCACCGTCTAG